One genomic segment of Dromaius novaehollandiae isolate bDroNov1 chromosome 12, bDroNov1.hap1, whole genome shotgun sequence includes these proteins:
- the LOC135329668 gene encoding PHD finger protein 7-like gives MKRKAPDSSEKACMLCRRADVSAEVCGPTHREQGLCVHEFCLYLASGLEQRRTEREGICGFLPADIKKTIKKAARKSCFACGEHGAAIDCQGKDCSRSFHLPCASSNGCVTQFFKAYRSFCSEHRPEQAVPVRPDEETTCIICMERVDEKLSFGTMVCPACRGAWFHRGCIQGQASRAGRECFRCPQCKNKRKFLPEMLKMGIYVLFRPPAWEETGQYEELYERHSQCDAGQCLYREGRQQAQESGPWELLLCSSCASRGTHRHCSAVGAAVEAWECDGCAGIGPAPSAPPEPSAPSTSSKPGAEASSSPAAPASAEPDLASSSTSSKPGAEASSSSAAPASSKPDLAGSITSTSSQDESEASSSSATPATSESDLVSSQAGSQEESGAEEPGKSWASFA, from the exons atgaagaggaaggcgcCTGACTCCAGCGAGAAGG CGTGCATGCTGTGCCGCCGGGCAGATGTCAGCGCTGAGGTCTGCGGGCCGacgcacagggagcaggggctgtGCGTCCACGAGTTCTGCTTG tatcTCGCCAGCGGGCTGGAGCAGCGCAGGACCGAGCGGGAAGGGATCTGCGGATTCCTTCCTGCAGAcatcaaaaaaacaataaagaaggCAGCCCGGAAG agctgctttgcttgcgGCGAGCATGGCGCTGCGATCGACTGCCAGGGGAAGGATTGCAGCCGCAGCTTCCACCTCCCCTGCGCCTCCAGCAACGGCTGCGTCACGCAGTTTTTCAAGGCCTACAG GTCCTTCTGCTCGGAGCACCGCCCGGAGCAGGCGGTGCCGGTACGCCCAGACGAAGAAACCACCTGCATCATTTGCATGGAGCGGGTGGACGAGAAGCTATCGTTCGGCACTATGGTGTGCCCAGCGTGCCGAGGGGCCTGGTTTCACCGGggctgcatccag GGGCAGGCTAGCCGCGCTGGCCGGGAGTGCTTCCGGTGCCCCCAGTGCAAGAATAAGAGAAAATTCCTGCCggaaatgttaaaaatggggATCTACGTCCTATTCAG acCACCAGCCTGGGAGGAGACGGGGCAGTACGAGGAGCTCTACGAGAGGCACAGCCAGTGTGATGCCGGCCAGTGCCTCTATcgagagggcaggcagcaggcgcaGGAAAGCGG gccgtgggagctgctcttATGCTCCTCGTGTGCATCCAGAGGGACGCATCGACACTGCTCGGCGGTGGGAGCAGCGGTGGAGGCCTGGGAATGCGATGGCTGTGCCGGCATAGGCCCCg CCCCCAGCGCACCGCCAGAGCCgtccgctcccagcaccagcagcaagccaggagcagaggcgtcctccagccctgctgcccccgccAGCGCAGAGCCGGACctggccagctccagcaccagcagcaagccaggagcagaggcgtcctccagctctgctgcccctgccagctCAAAGCCCGACCTGGCCGGCTCcatcaccagcaccagcagccaggatgaaTCCGAGGCATCCTCCAGCTCGGCTACACCCGCGACCTCGGAGTCAGACCTGGTCAGCTCCCAagccggcagccaggaggaatcaggagctgaggagccagggaAATCATGGGCTTCCTTTGCGTGA